One genomic segment of [Pasteurella] aerogenes includes these proteins:
- the yfbU gene encoding YfbU domain-containing protein, giving the protein MEMTSTQRLILANQYKLMGLLDPTNAQKYQRLEAIVKGGFGLELKELDKDFSDISETECRIVLDTLEMYHALQVSYNNLADKSALNAHRLQFAGYCAVREKKYLNYLRFVTSEGSKYQEFMRCAHGCDSQTPMWDKYLKMLDVWRSCPHEYHLSMSEIQKIINA; this is encoded by the coding sequence ATGGAAATGACCTCAACACAACGCCTTATCTTGGCAAATCAATACAAACTGATGGGCTTATTGGATCCAACCAATGCTCAAAAATACCAACGTTTGGAAGCCATTGTGAAAGGCGGATTCGGTTTAGAACTGAAGGAATTAGATAAAGATTTTTCTGATATTTCAGAAACGGAATGTCGTATTGTATTGGATACATTAGAAATGTACCATGCGTTACAAGTGTCTTATAACAATCTTGCTGACAAATCTGCATTAAATGCACACCGCTTACAATTTGCCGGCTACTGCGCCGTTCGCGAAAAAAAATATTTAAATTATTTACGTTTTGTCACCAGCGAAGGCAGCAAATATCAAGAATTTATGCGCTGCGCTCACGGTTGCGACTCACAAACCCCAATGTGGGATAAATATTTGAAAATGCTTGATGTATGGCGCAGTTGCCCACATGAATACCACTTAAGCATGTCTGAAATTCAAAAAATCATCAACGCTTAA
- the mlaA gene encoding lipoprotein-1 — protein sequence MKKSKSVSALLLSAFLLSGCATIDEQTGERKDPLEGFNRTMWDFNYKVADPYILKPIATGWKEYVPQPIKSGLTNVANNLDEPASFVNRLLEGEFQKAMVHLNRFWINSIFGLGGLIDVASHSDPLKIEDNRRFGDTLGSYGVETGSYVMLPFYGPATPRQDIGNLADMTYPMLSLLGPWGLLKYGVQSVDKRANALGQEALLDQAQDPYATFREAYLQGLEYRVNDGKSKAVQETLSQDELNDID from the coding sequence ATGAAAAAAAGCAAATCTGTCTCCGCCTTGCTGCTTAGCGCCTTCCTCTTGAGCGGCTGCGCAACCATTGATGAGCAAACCGGTGAACGCAAAGATCCGTTGGAAGGATTTAACCGGACGATGTGGGATTTTAACTACAAAGTTGCCGATCCTTACATTCTGAAACCGATTGCCACTGGTTGGAAAGAATATGTACCGCAACCAATAAAAAGCGGTTTGACCAATGTCGCTAATAACTTAGACGAGCCGGCAAGTTTTGTGAACCGCTTATTGGAAGGCGAGTTCCAAAAAGCGATGGTACATTTAAACCGTTTCTGGATTAACAGTATCTTTGGTTTAGGCGGTTTAATCGATGTAGCAAGTCATAGCGATCCGCTAAAAATTGAAGATAACCGTCGCTTTGGTGATACCTTGGGTAGCTACGGTGTGGAAACCGGATCTTATGTGATGCTACCATTTTACGGACCAGCAACACCGCGTCAGGATATTGGTAATTTAGCTGATATGACCTACCCAATGCTGTCGCTATTAGGACCTTGGGGATTGCTCAAATATGGCGTACAAAGCGTGGATAAACGTGCGAATGCCTTAGGACAAGAAGCCTTGTTAGATCAAGCGCAAGATCCTTACGCCACATTCCGCGAAGCTTATTTGCAAGGCTTAGAATATCGTGTTAATGACGGTAAATCCAAAGCGGTGCAAGAAACCCTTTCACAAGATGAACTTAACGATATAGATTAA
- the fdxH_1 gene encoding formate dehydrogenase subunit beta: MNRRKFFKTGLAGMAAVGLGQTATPAYALGAKNKEPIPGALGMLYDSTLCVGCQACVVECQNVNNTMVNPKGEQTYSDNDKLSPYTRNVIQVWSSGTGTNKDRIQDGYAYVKKQCMHCVDPNCVSVCPVQALTKDPKTGIVGYDPDICTGCRYCMVACPFDVPKYDYDNPVGQISKCELCNQKGLKRIDQGKLPGCCDVCPTGAIIFGSREDLLEEARRRLGALRGSDYDYPRQHVNSQDRYRATVPRYLQYIYGEKEAGGTQVLMIAGVPYENLGMPHLDELSTGARAEHLQHFLYRGMILPLAALAGLSVITYRNMHEKELAESRRARMIAKKQIEDEEKHDHE, encoded by the coding sequence ATGAATAGACGCAAGTTTTTTAAAACCGGTCTTGCGGGAATGGCGGCTGTCGGGCTTGGTCAGACTGCAACGCCGGCATATGCTTTAGGGGCGAAAAATAAAGAACCGATACCGGGGGCATTAGGTATGCTCTACGATTCGACATTATGTGTCGGTTGTCAAGCTTGTGTAGTGGAATGCCAAAATGTTAATAACACTATGGTTAATCCGAAAGGTGAGCAAACTTATTCGGATAACGATAAACTCTCTCCTTATACTCGTAATGTCATTCAAGTTTGGTCATCTGGTACTGGAACGAATAAAGATCGCATTCAAGATGGTTATGCTTATGTGAAAAAACAATGCATGCATTGTGTTGATCCTAACTGTGTGAGCGTTTGCCCGGTTCAAGCATTAACTAAAGACCCGAAAACGGGAATTGTCGGCTATGATCCGGATATTTGTACCGGCTGTCGTTATTGCATGGTTGCTTGCCCGTTTGATGTACCAAAATATGACTACGATAATCCCGTTGGTCAGATTTCTAAATGTGAGCTCTGCAACCAAAAAGGGCTGAAACGCATTGATCAAGGAAAACTTCCGGGGTGCTGTGATGTTTGTCCTACTGGGGCGATTATTTTTGGTTCTCGAGAAGATTTGCTAGAAGAAGCCCGTCGTCGTTTAGGGGCATTACGCGGTTCCGATTATGATTATCCTCGTCAGCACGTTAATAGCCAAGATCGCTATCGTGCAACGGTTCCACGTTATTTACAGTATATTTATGGTGAAAAGGAAGCTGGTGGCACGCAAGTATTGATGATTGCTGGGGTACCTTATGAAAATTTAGGGATGCCGCATTTGGATGAATTATCAACCGGTGCCAGAGCGGAGCATTTGCAACATTTCTTATATCGCGGAATGATTTTGCCGCTGGCAGCATTAGCCGGTCTTTCTGTCATAACTTATCGTAATATGCATGAAAAAGAACTGGCGGAAAGTCGTCGAGCCAGAATGATAGCTAAAAAACAAATAGAAGATGAGGAGAAACACGATCATGAGTAA
- the hybD gene encoding Hydrogenase 2 maturation protease → MKPLILGIGNILLGDEGIGVYAVQALEKNAKFTPHFDIVDGGTCGMELLDCMAKREHIIVIDAVLANRAPGDIMVLYDEQVPTFFSRKISPHQLGLCDVLSALKLTDEFPQHLCLIGVQPESLSAGIGLSDRLKSVLPQVHQQLVVELAKYGFDLDAK, encoded by the coding sequence ATGAAACCATTAATTTTAGGGATCGGTAATATTTTATTGGGCGATGAGGGGATTGGCGTTTATGCGGTGCAAGCGCTGGAAAAAAACGCAAAATTTACACCGCACTTTGATATTGTTGATGGCGGAACTTGTGGCATGGAATTGCTAGATTGCATGGCGAAACGTGAGCATATTATTGTGATTGATGCTGTGCTTGCTAATCGTGCGCCGGGAGACATCATGGTGTTATATGATGAGCAAGTGCCGACCTTTTTTTCCCGCAAAATTTCGCCACACCAATTGGGGTTATGTGATGTGTTATCGGCGCTTAAATTAACGGATGAATTCCCACAACATTTATGTTTGATTGGGGTGCAACCGGAAAGTTTGAGCGCGGGAATCGGTTTAAGCGATCGCTTAAAAAGTGTATTGCCACAGGTACATCAACAGTTAGTGGTGGAATTAGCAAAATATGGATTTGATTTGGATGCGAAATAA
- the acpP gene encoding acyl carrier protein → MSIEERVKKIIVEQLGVKEEDVKPEASFVEDLGADSLDTVELVMALEEEFDIEIPDEEAEKITTVQSAIDYVQNNQ, encoded by the coding sequence ATGAGCATTGAAGAACGCGTAAAAAAAATCATTGTTGAACAATTAGGTGTTAAAGAAGAAGATGTTAAACCAGAAGCTTCTTTCGTAGAAGATCTTGGTGCAGATTCTTTAGACACTGTTGAATTGGTCATGGCTTTAGAAGAAGAATTCGATATCGAAATTCCTGATGAAGAAGCTGAAAAAATTACCACTGTTCAATCAGCAATTGACTACGTTCAAAATAACCAATAA
- the dcuB1 gene encoding anaerobic C4-dicarboxylate transporter DcuB-1 — MLYLEFLFLLLMLYTGSRYGGIGLGVVSGIGLAIEVFVLRMPLGKAPVDVMLVILAVVTCASVLEAAGGLKYMLQIAERILRSNPKRVTILGPIVTYLMTFMLGTGHSVYSVMPIIGDIALKNKIRPERPMAVSSVASQLAITSSPLSAAIAYYLTQITQIPGYEHITLLNIISVTVPATFIGTMAMALYSLRRGKELEDDPEYQRRLQDPVWRDRILNTTATSLNDELPRSAKLAVYLFVLSLITVVVIAMLPEIRTVGEAVNGKAVKPISMSFIIQMMMLCFGGIILIATKTNPQSVPNGVVFKSGMVACVAIFGIAWMSDTYFQYAMPEFKAAVTSMVENYPWTFAFALFAVSVVINSQAATAVMMLPVGISLGLPAPVLIGLIPATYAYFFIPNYPSDIATVNFDVTGTTKIGKYYFNHSFMVPGLIGVVVACLVGYTIAHIIIA, encoded by the coding sequence ATGCTGTATTTAGAGTTTTTATTTCTATTACTTATGCTATATACCGGTAGCCGCTATGGCGGTATCGGGCTAGGGGTCGTTTCCGGTATCGGGTTGGCGATTGAAGTTTTTGTTTTGCGCATGCCTTTGGGGAAAGCGCCGGTTGACGTAATGCTCGTTATCTTGGCGGTAGTTACCTGTGCTTCCGTACTTGAAGCCGCAGGCGGTTTAAAATATATGTTACAAATTGCTGAACGTATTTTGCGTAGTAATCCAAAACGCGTGACAATTCTCGGACCAATTGTGACTTATTTGATGACCTTTATGTTAGGAACAGGCCACTCCGTTTATTCTGTTATGCCAATCATCGGCGATATCGCGTTAAAAAATAAAATTCGTCCAGAACGTCCAATGGCAGTTTCTTCTGTGGCATCTCAATTAGCGATTACATCAAGTCCGCTTTCTGCCGCAATTGCATATTATTTAACGCAAATTACTCAAATCCCGGGTTATGAGCATATCACTTTATTAAATATCATTTCCGTCACTGTTCCTGCAACTTTTATTGGTACTATGGCTATGGCGCTTTATAGCTTACGTCGCGGTAAAGAATTAGAAGATGATCCGGAATATCAACGACGTTTACAAGATCCGGTATGGCGTGATCGTATTTTAAATACCACTGCAACCTCCTTAAATGACGAATTACCAAGATCAGCTAAATTAGCGGTGTACTTATTCGTACTTTCTTTGATTACCGTAGTAGTAATCGCGATGTTGCCGGAAATCCGTACTGTAGGTGAAGCGGTTAACGGAAAAGCGGTGAAACCAATTTCAATGTCCTTTATCATCCAAATGATGATGTTGTGCTTTGGTGGTATTATTTTGATTGCTACCAAAACCAATCCGCAAAGCGTGCCGAATGGCGTGGTATTTAAGTCAGGAATGGTGGCGTGTGTGGCAATTTTTGGTATTGCTTGGATGAGTGATACTTACTTCCAATATGCCATGCCGGAATTTAAAGCTGCGGTAACCTCAATGGTAGAGAATTATCCATGGACCTTCGCCTTTGCGTTATTTGCGGTGTCTGTAGTTATTAACAGCCAAGCGGCAACGGCGGTCATGATGTTGCCGGTTGGGATTAGTTTAGGTCTACCTGCTCCGGTACTTATCGGTTTAATTCCAGCAACATACGCCTACTTCTTTATTCCTAACTATCCGTCAGATATCGCCACTGTAAACTTTGACGTTACCGGTACGACTAAAATTGGTAAATACTACTTCAACCACAGTTTCATGGTGCCGGGTTTGATCGGTGTGGTTGTGGCTTGTTTGGTTGGTTATACTATCGCGCATATTATCATTGCATAA
- the fabG gene encoding 3-oxoacyl-ACP reductase, protein MQGKIALVTGATRGIGRAIAEELVAKGVFVLGTATSEKGAESISAYLGEKGKGLVLNVADAQSIESTLEKIKAEFGDIDILVNNAGITRDNLLMRMKDDEWFDILQTNLTSVYHLSKAMLRSMMKKRFGRIITIGSVVGSMGNPGQANYCAAKAGLIGFSKALAKEVASRGITVNVVAPGFIATDMTDVLTEDQKSGILANVPAGRLGEPVEIAKAVAFLASDDAAYITGTTLHVNGGMYMP, encoded by the coding sequence ATGCAAGGTAAAATCGCATTGGTAACTGGCGCGACGCGCGGTATTGGACGAGCTATTGCTGAAGAATTAGTCGCAAAAGGGGTATTTGTGCTTGGAACAGCTACCTCGGAGAAAGGTGCGGAGAGCATTTCAGCGTATTTGGGTGAAAAAGGAAAGGGGTTAGTATTAAATGTTGCCGATGCGCAATCAATTGAAAGCACATTGGAAAAAATCAAAGCAGAATTTGGTGATATTGATATTTTAGTTAATAACGCAGGGATCACACGTGATAATCTCTTAATGCGTATGAAAGATGATGAATGGTTTGATATTTTACAAACTAACTTAACCTCCGTTTATCATTTATCCAAAGCGATGTTACGCAGTATGATGAAAAAACGTTTTGGTCGGATTATCACCATTGGTTCCGTGGTAGGTTCTATGGGCAATCCAGGACAGGCGAATTATTGTGCTGCAAAAGCGGGGCTAATCGGTTTTAGCAAAGCTCTGGCTAAAGAAGTCGCTTCACGTGGGATTACGGTGAATGTGGTTGCACCGGGCTTTATTGCAACAGATATGACGGATGTATTAACCGAGGATCAAAAAAGCGGAATTTTAGCTAATGTACCAGCTGGACGTTTGGGGGAACCTGTGGAAATTGCAAAAGCCGTGGCGTTTTTGGCCTCAGATGATGCAGCTTATATTACCGGGACGACATTACACGTCAATGGCGGAATGTATATGCCATAA
- the fabD gene encoding malonyl CoA-acyl carrier protein transacylase, producing MMKKFAMVFPGQGSQSVGMLAELATQFPLVEETFKQASEVLGYDLWQLVQQGPAEELNKTWQTQPALLTASVAIYRVWQQQYPDLLPSVMAGHSLGEYSALVCSGALDFQDAVKLVELRGKLMQQAVPEGAGAMYAIIGLDNESIIDACAQAAQGEVVSAVNFNSPGQVVIAGSKAAVERAAAACKEAGAKRALPLSVSVPSHCALMKPAADQLAVALENITLKAPQTSVINNVDVKAASETDEIRTALVRQLYSPVRWTETVEKMAKEGVEVLVEIGPGKVLTGLAGRIVKTLSAGAVNDVKSLDAVKELLA from the coding sequence ATGATGAAAAAATTTGCAATGGTCTTTCCAGGACAAGGATCGCAATCTGTCGGAATGTTGGCAGAGTTAGCTACCCAATTTCCGCTGGTGGAAGAAACCTTCAAACAGGCTTCCGAAGTATTAGGTTATGATTTATGGCAATTGGTGCAACAAGGGCCGGCAGAAGAATTAAATAAAACGTGGCAAACGCAACCCGCACTTTTAACCGCTTCCGTAGCGATTTATCGTGTGTGGCAGCAACAATATCCTGATTTGTTGCCAAGCGTGATGGCAGGGCATAGTTTGGGTGAGTATTCGGCGTTGGTTTGCTCTGGTGCATTGGATTTCCAAGATGCAGTGAAATTGGTTGAATTGCGCGGTAAATTGATGCAACAAGCGGTGCCTGAAGGCGCTGGTGCGATGTATGCGATTATCGGTTTGGATAATGAAAGTATTATTGATGCTTGTGCGCAAGCAGCACAAGGAGAGGTAGTTTCTGCGGTGAATTTTAATTCGCCGGGGCAAGTAGTGATCGCCGGCAGTAAAGCGGCAGTAGAGCGTGCGGCGGCGGCTTGTAAAGAAGCCGGTGCAAAACGTGCGTTGCCTTTGTCTGTGAGTGTTCCTTCCCATTGTGCATTGATGAAACCGGCGGCAGATCAATTGGCGGTAGCCTTGGAAAATATTACGCTGAAAGCGCCACAAACGTCGGTAATTAATAATGTGGATGTGAAAGCGGCGAGCGAAACTGATGAAATTCGTACCGCACTTGTACGCCAACTTTATAGCCCAGTGCGTTGGACGGAAACTGTTGAAAAAATGGCGAAAGAGGGTGTTGAAGTATTAGTCGAAATTGGACCGGGTAAAGTTTTGACCGGGCTTGCGGGGCGTATTGTTAAAACACTTTCAGCTGGCGCAGTAAATGATGTGAAGTCATTGGATGCAGTAAAAGAATTATTAGCTTAA
- the hybE gene encoding Hydrogenase-2 operon protein hybE: MGTLTKIDEKTTALCGVVQGFGQDPSILLQQAMENVAPQMQDLPFYRQEIPCFCPAFVLFEQQWIGVVLTPWTLSIVVLPGPEQQWVKREIGEKLLLQLPYKNLVFTVGQLENIPQYLSCSLLSPLDAELTADQAVQLTKDCLSMILSLPTKQNKPNLTKRTIFTAVMSS; this comes from the coding sequence ATGGGAACATTAACGAAAATTGATGAAAAAACGACCGCACTTTGTGGTGTGGTGCAAGGCTTTGGGCAAGATCCATCCATATTGTTGCAGCAAGCAATGGAAAATGTGGCGCCACAAATGCAAGATTTACCGTTTTATCGTCAAGAAATCCCTTGCTTTTGTCCCGCTTTTGTTTTGTTTGAGCAACAATGGATTGGTGTAGTGCTAACACCTTGGACATTGAGCATAGTGGTGTTGCCGGGACCTGAGCAACAATGGGTAAAACGAGAAATCGGCGAAAAACTGCTATTACAATTACCTTACAAAAATTTGGTGTTTACAGTAGGTCAGTTGGAAAATATTCCGCAATATTTGAGTTGTTCGTTGCTTTCTCCATTAGATGCTGAATTAACCGCTGACCAAGCGGTTCAATTGACGAAAGATTGTTTGTCGATGATATTGTCATTGCCGACTAAACAAAATAAACCGAACTTAACTAAACGCACTATCTTTACTGCGGTGATGTCTTCTTAG
- the hybO gene encoding Hydrogenase-2 small chain precursor, whose amino-acid sequence MDNILNQALSLTDVNRRDFMKLCTALAATMGLSGKANAEISQALLNPARPPVVWIGAQECTGCTESLLRATHPTIENLVLDVISLEYHETLSAAFGHQAEDNKHNALQQYKGKYVLVVDGSIPMKDGGVYCMVAGKPIAEHIKMAARDAAAIIAIGSCSSWGGVPSSGGNPTGAVSLSELLPGIPVINVPGCPPNPHNFLATVAYIITYKKLPAMDNLNRPLFAYDRLIHENCYRRPHFDAGRFAREYGDEGHRQGWCLYHLGCKGPETYGNCSTLEFCDVGGNNWPVGIGHPCYGCNEKGVGFTKDIFQLATVENPTPRVNKPDVNNVEGGEISRTAIGLLGAAAGVLVGVSVMTLRGLSIQHRAMEKQEQGQKNE is encoded by the coding sequence ATGGACAATATATTAAATCAAGCTCTCTCTCTGACCGATGTTAATCGTCGTGATTTTATGAAATTATGTACCGCACTTGCGGCAACAATGGGATTAAGTGGCAAGGCAAATGCTGAAATTAGCCAAGCCTTACTAAATCCAGCGCGTCCTCCGGTCGTTTGGATTGGGGCGCAAGAATGTACCGGGTGTACAGAATCTTTATTAAGAGCAACCCATCCTACCATCGAAAATCTCGTTCTTGACGTTATCTCGTTAGAATACCATGAAACTCTCTCGGCGGCATTTGGTCATCAAGCAGAAGACAATAAACATAATGCCTTGCAACAATATAAAGGAAAATATGTTTTGGTCGTGGACGGTTCTATCCCAATGAAAGATGGGGGCGTTTATTGTATGGTTGCCGGTAAACCGATTGCCGAACATATCAAAATGGCAGCAAGAGATGCCGCGGCGATCATCGCTATTGGATCTTGTTCTTCTTGGGGCGGCGTTCCTTCTAGTGGTGGAAACCCGACAGGTGCGGTCAGTTTATCTGAACTTTTACCAGGAATTCCAGTGATTAATGTACCGGGATGTCCACCAAATCCGCATAATTTCTTGGCAACAGTCGCCTATATTATTACCTATAAAAAATTGCCAGCAATGGATAATTTAAATCGTCCGTTGTTTGCTTACGATCGTTTAATTCATGAAAACTGTTATCGTCGTCCGCATTTTGATGCGGGACGTTTTGCGCGGGAATATGGTGATGAAGGACATCGTCAAGGCTGGTGCTTATATCATTTGGGTTGTAAAGGACCGGAAACATACGGTAACTGTTCTACTCTGGAATTTTGTGATGTAGGCGGCAATAACTGGCCAGTTGGTATAGGTCATCCTTGTTATGGCTGTAATGAAAAAGGGGTTGGTTTTACCAAGGATATTTTCCAACTTGCAACGGTTGAAAACCCGACACCACGTGTGAATAAACCAGATGTGAATAATGTGGAAGGAGGAGAAATTTCTCGGACTGCTATCGGTTTATTAGGTGCTGCCGCTGGGGTATTAGTCGGTGTCAGCGTGATGACGTTACGCGGTTTAAGCATACAACACCGGGCAATGGAGAAACAGGAACAAGGACAAAAAAATGAATAG
- the hybC gene encoding Hydrogenase-2 large chain precursor, which yields MTEKQRITIDPITRIEGHLRIDCEIEDGKVVNAWSSGTMWRGMENIVKGNDPRNAWMIMQRICGVCTTVHAIVSVRAVENAIKAKVPVNAQYIRNMILAAHSIHDHIVHFYQLSAMDWVDITAALNADPEKAADMLKGVSTWSLNSANEFRNVQKKVKALVDSGQLGIFANGYFGHPAMKLPPEVNLIAVAHYLQALECQRDANRVVALLGGKTPHIQNLAVGGVANPINLDSQAVLNLERLMFVKACIDKLNDFVNQVYKIDTVIIAAFYPEWLSLGGTSRNYLSVPEYPLDEDNKVFAMNGGYIENGDLSTFREITNHQDEYVINGVKESGKHAWYEDDEALEPWAGLTRPNYTGWQDDGKYSWVKAPSFYGKVVEVGPLAYLMTALAAQDKRTLNHFNAMKKLYTALTDKELTVDHLHSTLGRILGRTVHCCVLNEILTEQWQMLVENVGKGDSIAYLKANIPSTGVFKGVGFGEVPRGMLSHWVVIKDGKIENYQAVVPSTWNSGPRNQNDEMGPYELSIIGTPVADPEKPLEVVRTIHSFDPCMSCAVHIVNTENGNVTEVKIL from the coding sequence ATGACAGAAAAACAACGAATTACCATTGATCCGATAACGCGTATCGAAGGGCATTTACGTATTGATTGTGAAATTGAAGACGGAAAAGTGGTGAATGCGTGGTCATCAGGTACCATGTGGCGCGGGATGGAAAATATTGTAAAAGGTAATGATCCTCGTAATGCATGGATGATTATGCAGCGTATTTGTGGGGTATGTACGACTGTCCACGCGATTGTCAGTGTAAGAGCGGTGGAAAATGCTATTAAAGCGAAAGTGCCAGTAAATGCGCAATATATCCGCAATATGATTTTAGCGGCGCACAGTATTCATGACCACATTGTGCATTTTTATCAACTTTCTGCGATGGACTGGGTAGATATTACTGCCGCACTAAATGCGGATCCGGAAAAAGCTGCCGATATGTTAAAAGGCGTTTCGACTTGGTCGCTTAATAGTGCTAATGAATTCCGCAATGTACAGAAAAAAGTCAAAGCGTTAGTAGATAGTGGACAATTAGGCATTTTTGCCAATGGTTATTTTGGACATCCTGCAATGAAATTACCTCCGGAAGTCAATTTGATTGCTGTTGCGCATTATTTGCAAGCTCTGGAATGCCAACGTGATGCTAACCGAGTGGTTGCCTTATTAGGCGGAAAAACGCCACATATTCAAAATCTTGCGGTAGGTGGCGTGGCTAACCCGATTAACTTAGATTCTCAAGCGGTACTTAATTTAGAACGCTTAATGTTCGTAAAAGCCTGTATTGATAAATTAAATGATTTCGTAAATCAAGTTTATAAAATTGATACAGTAATCATTGCAGCATTTTATCCGGAGTGGTTAAGTTTAGGGGGTACATCGAGAAATTACCTTTCCGTCCCGGAATATCCGCTAGATGAGGATAATAAAGTGTTCGCGATGAATGGCGGTTATATTGAAAATGGCGATTTATCCACATTCCGTGAAATCACTAACCATCAAGATGAATACGTGATTAATGGTGTCAAAGAAAGCGGTAAGCATGCTTGGTATGAGGATGATGAAGCGCTTGAACCTTGGGCAGGATTGACTCGACCAAACTATACCGGCTGGCAAGACGATGGAAAATATTCTTGGGTAAAAGCCCCTTCATTTTATGGCAAAGTTGTTGAAGTTGGACCGTTGGCATATTTGATGACCGCATTAGCGGCACAAGATAAACGCACTTTGAACCACTTTAATGCCATGAAAAAACTTTATACCGCATTAACAGATAAAGAATTAACGGTGGATCATTTGCATTCTACACTCGGTCGTATTTTAGGGCGTACGGTACATTGCTGCGTGTTGAATGAAATTTTAACCGAACAATGGCAAATGTTAGTGGAAAATGTCGGTAAAGGGGATTCTATTGCCTATTTGAAAGCGAATATTCCGTCCACCGGCGTATTTAAAGGCGTAGGATTTGGCGAAGTACCACGCGGCATGTTGTCGCATTGGGTTGTCATTAAAGACGGAAAAATTGAGAATTATCAAGCAGTAGTTCCGTCTACTTGGAATTCCGGTCCTCGTAACCAAAATGACGAAATGGGACCTTATGAGCTGTCCATTATTGGCACGCCGGTCGCCGATCCGGAAAAACCGCTGGAAGTGGTGCGGACTATTCACTCTTTCGACCCTTGTATGTCCTGTGCAGTGCATATTGTCAACACGGAAAATGGGAATGTGACAGAGGTGAAAATTCTTTGA
- the hybB gene encoding Probable Ni/Fe-hydrogenase 2 b-type cytochrome subunit codes for MSKARPLGGKLISIPVLVFAPIALICLLLIVKRMFFGIGSVTELNGGYPWGIWIAFDLLVGTGFACGGWALAWAVYVFNKGKYHPLVRPALLASLFGYTLGGLSITIDMGRYWNMPNFFIPGQFNTSSVLFETAVCMTIYIGVVTLEFAPVLLGFFGLKKWFDKLNKVMFFIIALGALLPMMHQSSMGSLMIAAGHKVHPVWQSYEMLPLFSLLTAFIMGFSIVVFEGSLVKAGLAGKAPDERHLFIQLIKVTSVLMLVFVVLRFGELIYHDKLHYVLIPSKAAYLFWTEIILLSLPIVTSFLGAGRKKADSRWLFISALSMLIGAALWRMDYSLIMYDPGNGYQYFPSAEELLISIGFVSIEVCAYILIIRLFPVLPVIKEGKEELQHHIQNGVRV; via the coding sequence ATGAGTAAAGCTCGTCCTCTTGGTGGAAAATTAATTTCTATTCCTGTATTAGTCTTTGCACCGATCGCTTTAATTTGTTTATTACTAATTGTTAAACGGATGTTTTTTGGGATCGGTTCTGTGACTGAACTGAATGGCGGATACCCGTGGGGAATTTGGATTGCCTTCGATTTATTAGTCGGTACTGGATTTGCTTGTGGTGGTTGGGCATTAGCTTGGGCGGTGTATGTTTTTAACAAAGGGAAATACCACCCTTTAGTTCGTCCAGCATTGTTAGCAAGTTTATTCGGTTATACGTTGGGCGGTTTATCGATTACCATTGATATGGGGCGTTATTGGAATATGCCGAATTTCTTTATTCCGGGACAGTTTAATACGTCATCGGTGCTGTTTGAAACCGCGGTATGTATGACGATCTATATTGGTGTTGTGACATTGGAATTTGCGCCGGTATTATTGGGTTTTTTCGGATTGAAAAAATGGTTCGATAAACTTAACAAAGTGATGTTTTTTATTATCGCTTTAGGTGCTTTATTGCCAATGATGCACCAATCCTCTATGGGGTCATTGATGATTGCTGCCGGACATAAAGTTCATCCTGTGTGGCAAAGTTATGAAATGTTACCGTTATTTTCTTTGTTAACCGCTTTTATCATGGGTTTCTCCATTGTGGTATTTGAAGGATCTTTAGTCAAAGCGGGTTTGGCAGGAAAAGCACCGGATGAAAGACATTTATTTATTCAATTAATCAAAGTGACTAGTGTATTGATGCTGGTATTTGTAGTGTTACGTTTTGGCGAATTAATTTACCACGATAAATTACATTACGTGCTAATCCCAAGTAAAGCGGCGTATCTTTTCTGGACAGAAATTATTTTATTGTCCTTGCCGATTGTTACCTCGTTTTTAGGTGCGGGGCGTAAAAAAGCAGATAGTCGTTGGTTGTTTATTTCTGCCTTAAGCATGCTGATTGGTGCAGCATTATGGCGGATGGATTATTCATTAATCATGTATGATCCGGGCAACGGTTATCAATATTTCCCTAGTGCAGAAGAATTATTAATTTCTATAGGTTTTGTTTCTATTGAGGTGTGTGCTTATATTCTGATTATTCGTTTGTTCCCGGTTTTACCGGTAATTAAAGAAGGAAAGGAAGAGCTGCAACATCATATCCAAAATGGAGTTAGAGTATGA